In Lemur catta isolate mLemCat1 chromosome 1, mLemCat1.pri, whole genome shotgun sequence, one DNA window encodes the following:
- the GARIN2 gene encoding protein FAM71D, producing MKKNNRKPTSRIDVQNALCVPHAHGPGDLQNMLDGGEYALSVSPPMLESNFIQVNRRGESIYLHNRANWVTVGICSSSSTHKTPNVMLLAHLTPTVPKDTEPLFKSLLTSPCTEKLVLTRFLPLQFVTLSVHDAENMRLKVKLVSGRAYYLQLCTPAYKQDTVFSQWVNLISFLNQEKAKVSKVSEVSSISEITNSTEITGSMDIMDITAFTAVQTPYTHACTDTVHVMESIDFSEYTDITDITDVTDVPENEITEVPDVRIVTEITDVTEVTGNSDATTLSEVTVVFENDDIIKAKQEEKEKIKNILKPGCLRNTKSKSEFKESSKHVTISDITLTLEGKRCFQTTLTPVESEASICKEMDDKTSEEKTDFQNLAVKAIESRSMRIDSDTSDKYKLLN from the exons ATGAAGAAGAACAACAGGAAGCCCACCTCAAGGATCGACGTGCAGAATGCCCTCTGTGTCCCACATGCCCATGGGCCAGGAGATCTTCAAAATATGCTAGATGGAGGAGAGTATGCTCTTTCTGTATCTCCTCCCATGTTGGAGAGCAATTTTATCCAG GTCAACAGGAGAGGTGAATCCATTTACCTTCATAACCGAGCCAACTGGGTGACTGTAGGCATCTGTTCTTCCAGTTCCACCCACAAAACACCCAATGTGATGCTGCTGGCACATCTGACACCCACTGTCCCAAAAGATACAGAACCCCTGTTTAAAAGTCTCCTGACATCTCCTTGTACAGAGAAACTGGTGCTCACCAG GTTTCTCCCACTGCAGTTTGTGACTCTTTCTGTGCATGACGCTGAGAATATGCGCCTCAAAGTAAAGCTTGTGAGTGGCCGAGCCTACTACTTACAGCTCTGCACCCCTGCATATAAACAGGACACCGTATTTTCTCAATGGGTGAACCTCATCTCCTTCTTAAATCAGGAGAAAGCCAAAGTTTCCAAAGTGTCAGAAGTCTCGAGCATCTCAGAAATCACAAATAGCACAGAAATCACAGGCTCCATGGACATCATGGATATTACAGCATTCACAGCTGTCCAGACcccatacacacatgcatgtacagaCACTGTACATGTCATGGAGAGCATAGATTTTTCAGAATACACAGATATTACCGACATCACAGATGTCACGGATGTTCCAGAAAATGAGATCACAGAGGTCCCAGATGTAAGAATTGTCACAGAAATCACAGATGTAACAGAAGTCACAGGCAACTCTGATGCCACAACTCTCTCAGAGGTTACAGTGGTATTTGAAAATGATGACATAATAAAGGCCAAGCAAGAGGAAAAG gaaaaaataaaaaatattctgaagcCTGGATGTCTGCGAAATACAAAAAGTAAGAGTGAGTTCAAAGAATCTTCAAAACATGTCACCATCTCAGACATAACACTGACTTTGGAAGGTAAAAGATGTTTTCAAACTACCTTGACTCCGGTAGAAAGCGAAGCAAGTATATGCAAAGAGATGGATGATAAAACCTCTGAAGAAAAGACTGATTTTCAAAACCTGGCTGTAAAGGCCATAGAATCCAG gAGCATGAGAATTGATTCAGACACTTCAG